In Candidatus Neomarinimicrobiota bacterium, a single window of DNA contains:
- a CDS encoding DUF1611 domain-containing protein: MSNNKKRIAILCHDAFNYILNKTGNMLIRYRTDEVVAVIDKSKVGKTAEFELGYGGNIPVMENFESCNGIKPDTLVIGNASQGGFISDVYRKEVVAAIQSGCDIISGMHQFLGDDAELSGLAQQYGVTLTDLRRPPSPPNFSKGSWRTRQVPVLLIVGTDCDTGKMTTGWEITQRLKNQGRKVEFIGTGQTGILLSGAGVPIDAVTADFMAGEIEHVIDKCADNTELIIVEGQGSLTNQYYAGVTLGLLHGAMPDYMIMTHDPGRKDDVTDLPIASMSLVMQLHIDLMKNFKESKFLGINLLTFKLSEEAAKAEISKTENEYGIATTDLVRFGDLHFIDAIEKELN; this comes from the coding sequence ATGAGTAATAATAAAAAAAGAATCGCCATTTTATGTCACGATGCCTTTAACTATATCTTGAATAAAACGGGTAATATGCTAATAAGATATCGCACGGATGAGGTTGTAGCTGTTATTGATAAAAGTAAAGTGGGCAAAACAGCTGAATTTGAATTGGGTTATGGTGGCAATATACCCGTTATGGAAAATTTTGAATCGTGTAACGGTATAAAACCGGATACACTTGTAATTGGGAATGCCTCACAAGGTGGATTTATCAGCGATGTTTACCGAAAAGAAGTGGTGGCCGCCATACAGTCTGGTTGTGATATTATAAGTGGGATGCACCAATTCCTTGGGGACGATGCTGAATTATCAGGATTGGCCCAACAATATGGCGTAACTCTTACAGATTTGAGGCGACCGCCAAGTCCACCTAACTTTTCAAAAGGGTCTTGGCGAACACGGCAAGTTCCCGTATTGCTTATTGTTGGTACGGACTGCGATACTGGCAAAATGACCACTGGCTGGGAGATAACACAGCGTTTAAAAAATCAAGGACGGAAAGTAGAATTCATCGGAACAGGGCAAACGGGTATTTTGCTCAGTGGTGCCGGCGTACCTATTGATGCTGTTACAGCAGATTTTATGGCGGGTGAGATTGAGCACGTCATTGATAAATGTGCGGATAATACTGAGCTGATTATAGTAGAGGGGCAAGGTTCTCTAACTAATCAATATTATGCTGGAGTAACACTTGGCTTACTCCATGGCGCTATGCCGGACTACATGATTATGACCCATGATCCCGGTCGTAAGGATGATGTGACCGATCTTCCTATCGCATCCATGAGTTTAGTAATGCAGCTTCATATTGATCTTATGAAAAACTTTAAAGAATCAAAATTTCTTGGTATTAATTTATTGACCTTCAAATTATCAGAAGAAGCAGCCAAAGCTGAAATTAGTAAAACAGAAAATGAATATGGGATTGCCACAACAGATTTAGTTCGATTTGGTGATTTACATTTTATAGATGCAATTGAGAAAGAATTGAATTGA